From one Nonomuraea polychroma genomic stretch:
- a CDS encoding ABC transporter permease subunit, producing MGERAGVLVSRAVALVAIIAAVGLLPWLSGRDAALSLLRARSGEQEPTPEVLEAIRRDLGLDGGPLPVLGEWLAGVLRGDFGRSWANGGPVLPSVVSGLGVSLTLMGAALVVTLVLACVLCAPTLVRGARGTLRGGRGTGAAAAVLAALPEFLVATLLLITLSVWLGWLPPYGWRNPQDMVLPALALGIPAGGALGRLVDDALPEVFAEPWVGLWRSAGCGPGVLARAVLRRALPALVPQFGLVAVGLTGGAVAVETVFAVPGIGRTALGAAESQDLPLLQAAVLALVLLGVLAGILANAARRWMLGPGLSDAALSLPAPVTGDGRARRLVPAACAAVLAAAIGWGLLLDPLAVDLAARLAGPSWDHPLGTDALGRDVLARAGHGAAATVGVAALVCAASYVVSLAIGFLPGLTSGAADIANAVPPAIAGILVAALLGPSTLGASVAVALVSWPMLAAHAAALVSETRAAAHLVSQRAIGSPPAWILTRHVLPAVAGPLARHAVLRLPGIALAVASLGFLGLGAQPPAPEWGLTLAESLPYVERAPWAALVPAGMLLLLSALAVSLSTLPGTRGRPA from the coding sequence ATCCGGCGGGACCTGGGCCTGGACGGCGGTCCCCTGCCGGTGCTCGGCGAGTGGCTGGCAGGCGTGCTGCGCGGCGATTTCGGCCGCTCCTGGGCGAACGGCGGCCCGGTGCTGCCCTCGGTGGTGTCGGGGCTCGGCGTCTCGCTCACGCTGATGGGCGCGGCGCTGGTCGTGACGCTGGTCCTGGCCTGCGTGTTGTGCGCGCCGACGCTGGTGCGCGGCGCTCGCGGCACCCTGCGCGGCGGCCGCGGCACGGGGGCCGCGGCCGCCGTGCTCGCCGCGCTGCCCGAGTTCCTCGTCGCGACGTTGCTGCTGATCACGCTGTCGGTGTGGCTGGGCTGGCTGCCGCCCTACGGCTGGCGCAACCCGCAGGACATGGTGTTGCCCGCGCTCGCGCTCGGCATCCCGGCGGGCGGGGCGCTGGGGCGGCTGGTGGACGACGCGCTGCCTGAGGTGTTCGCCGAGCCGTGGGTGGGCTTGTGGCGTTCGGCCGGCTGCGGTCCCGGCGTGCTCGCGCGGGCGGTGCTGCGGCGTGCGCTGCCGGCTCTCGTGCCGCAGTTCGGGCTGGTCGCGGTGGGGCTGACGGGCGGCGCGGTGGCCGTCGAGACGGTGTTCGCGGTGCCCGGCATCGGGCGTACCGCCCTGGGCGCGGCGGAATCGCAGGACCTGCCGCTGCTGCAGGCCGCGGTGCTCGCCCTCGTCCTGCTCGGCGTGCTCGCCGGGATCCTGGCGAACGCCGCACGGCGCTGGATGCTCGGCCCCGGGCTGAGTGACGCCGCCCTGTCGCTGCCCGCGCCGGTGACCGGTGACGGCCGGGCACGCCGCCTGGTCCCCGCCGCCTGCGCCGCCGTGCTTGCGGCCGCCATCGGCTGGGGGCTGCTCCTCGACCCGCTGGCCGTGGACCTGGCCGCCAGGCTCGCGGGGCCGAGCTGGGACCATCCGCTCGGCACGGACGCGCTCGGCCGGGACGTGCTGGCCAGGGCCGGTCACGGGGCGGCGGCCACGGTCGGGGTGGCGGCGCTGGTCTGCGCGGCCTCCTATGTCGTCTCCCTGGCCATCGGCTTCCTGCCCGGCCTCACCTCCGGGGCCGCCGACATCGCCAACGCCGTGCCGCCGGCGATCGCCGGAATCCTGGTCGCGGCGTTGCTGGGTCCCAGCACGCTCGGCGCGTCCGTCGCGGTCGCTCTGGTGTCCTGGCCCATGCTCGCCGCCCACGCGGCCGCGCTGGTCTCCGAGACCCGTGCCGCCGCTCACCTGGTGTCCCAGCGCGCGATCGGCTCGCCACCCGCCTGGATCCTGACCCGTCACGTCCTCCCCGCGGTCGCCGGTCCGCTCGCCCGGCACGCGGTGCTGCGCCTGCCCGGCATCGCCCTGGCCGTGGCCTCCCTCGGCTTCCTGGGGCTGGGGGCGCAGCCGCCCGCTCCGGAGTGGGGGCTGACGCTGGCCGAGTCGCTGCCGTACGTCGAACGCGCGCCGTGGGCGGCGCTCGTCCCGGCGGGGATGCTGCTGCTCCTGTCCGCCCTGGCGGTCTCGTTGTCCACTCTCCCCGGTACGCGGGGACGGCCGGCATGA
- a CDS encoding ABC transporter ATP-binding protein — MTGPDVTGPDVTGADVTGADVTGADVTGADVTGAEPLLRVRDLRIAGQDTELVRGLSFEVDRGETLAVVGESGAGKSLTARAVLGLTPPGLRVSGSVRMDGQEFRGAPERLYRRIRGRLVAFVPQDALSVLSPVHTVGDQLALAARSVRRLSRRAAGERAVAALERAGIPDAARRARAYPHEFSGGMRQRVVIAMATVNDPALIVADEPTTALDPVTQDRILRMLVEPREGTRPAMLLVTHDLAVAAAHADRVLVMYAGRFVESGPVGPVLRRPRAPYTGGLVASLPGQLATGRRLPSIGGSPPRPGALPSGCAFAPRCPAAADECRVREPQPREAGDGRLVACHRLVDLPDPVTGLFKERV, encoded by the coding sequence ATGACGGGTCCGGACGTGACAGGCCCGGACGTGACAGGCGCGGACGTGACAGGCGCGGACGTGACAGGCGCGGACGTGACAGGCGCGGACGTGACAGGCGCGGAACCGCTGCTGCGCGTGCGCGACCTGCGCATCGCCGGCCAGGACACCGAACTCGTCCGCGGGCTGTCCTTCGAGGTCGACCGCGGCGAGACGCTCGCCGTCGTCGGCGAGTCCGGCGCCGGCAAGTCGCTCACCGCGCGCGCCGTGCTCGGATTGACGCCGCCGGGTCTGCGCGTCTCCGGCAGCGTACGCATGGACGGGCAGGAGTTCCGCGGCGCCCCCGAGCGCCTCTACCGCCGGATACGAGGCCGGCTCGTCGCGTTCGTGCCGCAGGACGCGCTGTCGGTGCTCAGCCCGGTGCACACCGTCGGCGACCAGCTCGCCCTCGCCGCGAGGTCCGTGCGGCGGCTGAGCCGCAGGGCCGCCGGCGAACGCGCGGTCGCCGCGCTGGAGCGGGCCGGCATCCCCGACGCGGCCCGGCGCGCGCGTGCCTACCCGCACGAGTTCTCCGGCGGGATGCGCCAGCGAGTGGTGATCGCCATGGCCACCGTCAACGATCCCGCCCTCATCGTCGCCGACGAGCCGACCACCGCGCTGGATCCGGTGACGCAGGACCGCATCCTGCGCATGCTGGTGGAGCCGCGCGAGGGCACACGGCCGGCCATGCTGCTGGTCACGCACGATCTGGCGGTGGCCGCCGCGCACGCGGACCGGGTGCTCGTCATGTACGCGGGGCGGTTCGTCGAATCCGGCCCGGTCGGCCCGGTGCTGCGCCGTCCCCGTGCCCCCTACACGGGCGGGCTCGTCGCCTCCCTGCCGGGGCAGCTGGCGACGGGCAGGCGGCTGCCGTCGATCGGCGGCTCGCCACCACGACCTGGCGCGCTGCCGAGCGGATGCGCCTTCGCGCCCCGCTGCCCGGCCGCCGCCGACGAATGCCGTGTGCGGGAGCCGCAGCCGCGCGAGGCCGGTGACGGGCGGTTGGTCGCCTGCCATCGGCTCGTCGACCTGCCGGATCCGGTGACCGGCCTGTTCAAGGAGCGCGTATGA
- a CDS encoding ATP-binding cassette domain-containing protein, translated as MTSPPLLEVRDLTVRYPARGRRTPPVLAVDQVSFTVRQGETLALVGGSGSGKSSIAAAVLMLRRPESGSVRFDGQELTGLDERALRRLRPALQPVFQDPYGSLSPRLRVHDTIAEPLRVHGRWDPLTGPARVRELLDLVRLDGSLARRRPHELSGGQCQRVGIARALACDPRLLVLDEPVSALDPSVRAGIVNLLADLRDELGLSQLFIAHDLALVRHVARHQVAVLHHGRIVETGPADRLWDAPGHPYTRELLAAARLTA; from the coding sequence ATGACCTCGCCGCCCCTGCTGGAGGTCCGCGACCTCACCGTCCGCTATCCGGCGCGCGGCCGCCGTACCCCGCCGGTCCTCGCGGTGGACCAGGTCTCGTTCACCGTACGGCAAGGCGAGACCCTCGCCCTGGTCGGCGGGTCGGGGTCGGGCAAGTCGAGCATCGCCGCGGCCGTCCTCATGCTGCGCAGACCGGAGAGCGGGTCGGTGCGGTTCGACGGCCAGGAGCTGACCGGGCTCGACGAGCGCGCCCTGCGCCGGCTGCGACCCGCGCTGCAGCCCGTCTTCCAGGACCCGTACGGCTCGCTCAGCCCGCGCCTGCGCGTGCACGACACGATCGCCGAACCGCTGCGCGTCCACGGACGCTGGGATCCGCTCACGGGCCCGGCCCGCGTCCGGGAGCTGCTCGACCTCGTCCGACTGGACGGCTCGCTCGCCCGCCGCAGACCGCACGAGCTGTCCGGCGGCCAGTGCCAGCGCGTCGGCATCGCCCGCGCGCTCGCCTGTGACCCCAGGCTCCTGGTGCTGGACGAGCCCGTGTCCGCGCTCGATCCCTCCGTACGGGCCGGGATCGTCAACCTCCTCGCCGACCTGCGGGACGAGCTGGGCCTCAGCCAGTTGTTCATCGCCCACGACCTGGCCCTCGTCCGGCATGTGGCTCGTCACCAGGTCGCGGTGCTGCACCACGGGCGGATCGTCGAGACCGGCCCGGCCGATCGGCTCTGGGACGCGCCCGGCCACCCCTACACACGCGAGCTCCTCGCCGCCGCCCGCCTCACGGCGTGA
- a CDS encoding TetR/AcrR family transcriptional regulator: MVTDKGARTTARLVESMLELIQDRGYSGTGLNTVVEHAGAPKGSLYFHFPEGKEALGEKAVELAAGHFHSLVAELAADAASPGDVLRHVADVLAGILSDNDYRLGCPVSVVTLEMGAHSERLRTACAAAFESWIGPMTDHLVGRGHARETARAMAMTVVSTLEGAVIMSRARRDVAALRNAALVLGALLDQPPAAEETS, translated from the coding sequence ATGGTCACTGACAAGGGAGCGCGGACGACCGCGCGCCTGGTGGAGTCGATGCTCGAACTGATCCAGGACCGCGGCTACAGCGGCACGGGCCTCAACACGGTGGTGGAGCACGCCGGGGCCCCGAAGGGGTCGCTCTACTTCCACTTCCCCGAGGGCAAGGAGGCGCTGGGCGAGAAGGCCGTCGAGCTGGCCGCCGGCCACTTCCACAGCCTCGTGGCCGAGCTCGCGGCAGACGCCGCGAGCCCAGGAGACGTTCTCCGGCACGTCGCCGACGTGCTGGCGGGCATCCTCTCCGACAACGACTACCGGCTCGGCTGCCCGGTGTCCGTGGTCACGTTGGAGATGGGCGCGCACAGCGAACGCCTGCGCACCGCCTGCGCGGCCGCCTTCGAGTCATGGATCGGCCCGATGACCGATCACCTCGTCGGCCGGGGCCACGCGCGAGAGACGGCACGCGCCATGGCCATGACCGTCGTCTCCACACTGGAAGGTGCGGTGATCATGTCCAGAGCCAGGCGCGACGTGGCGGCGTTGCGCAACGCCGCACTGGTTCTCGGTGCTCTTCTGGACCAGCCGCCGGCTGCGGAGGAGACCTCGTGA
- a CDS encoding alpha/beta fold hydrolase produces MSRHALVFGASGFIGRHLILALDQAGVRVTAATRDSASFTRLSGWLAEHGCRAAPAGVRVDFDAPSLVEGDAVGLEDVTEIYNCAGAYRFGMTVQEARRANVFSVRAIVSFAARLPRLRRLVHVSGYRVGGLDPATMPWSDELVRRVYRRVGAYEGSKVESDAVLQATADQLGVPWSIVNPASVIGVSTSGESDQQLGLAASLKEIWRGSIAALPGNARTFVPVIAVDYLARFMTLLPEDPAAARAAYWILDDDTPPLPDLLSLVGRHYQVKVPRLKVPVPVVRRLPAALTKADPETLTFMSSDRYPTGPAREFAGRHGLELPDTVESILRWADHLAAHRFGAAPAEGPVRRFTRHAGVRTFGIGEPGAPVLVLPGLPVNADTWAPVAATLGHARVVDLPGLGLSGGRPRDLSAWLAALVEESGPAHLVGHSIGAAAALEAALARPDRVERLTLVSPFFLQARAGFATRLAPLTRLYLRRVRPDALSRLLTGDTAQAGELESSAEDLRRGRVAAHVAQLLSTAGSRRWRRDLRAKLGRYPGRVHVIVGSEDPLTDEGRALVDTLGARASVSTIGGAGHHPQLTHGEELARSIREHAPVSALPPVRGDGGEGGW; encoded by the coding sequence GTGAGCCGGCACGCGCTCGTGTTCGGGGCCTCCGGGTTCATCGGCCGGCACCTCATCCTCGCTCTGGACCAGGCCGGTGTCCGGGTCACCGCGGCGACCCGGGACAGCGCGTCCTTCACCAGGCTGAGCGGCTGGCTCGCCGAGCACGGGTGCCGGGCCGCCCCGGCCGGTGTGCGCGTGGACTTCGACGCGCCGTCGTTGGTCGAGGGCGACGCCGTCGGTCTGGAGGACGTCACCGAGATCTACAACTGCGCGGGGGCCTACCGGTTCGGGATGACGGTCCAGGAGGCACGCCGCGCCAACGTCTTCAGCGTCAGGGCGATCGTGTCCTTCGCCGCGCGGCTTCCGCGGCTGCGGCGGCTCGTGCACGTCTCGGGCTACCGCGTGGGAGGCCTGGACCCTGCGACGATGCCGTGGAGTGACGAGCTGGTACGGCGGGTCTACCGGCGTGTCGGCGCCTACGAGGGGTCCAAGGTGGAGTCGGACGCCGTCCTGCAGGCCACCGCCGACCAGCTCGGCGTGCCCTGGTCCATCGTCAACCCGGCCAGCGTGATCGGGGTGAGCACGAGCGGCGAGTCCGACCAGCAGCTCGGTCTCGCCGCGAGCCTGAAGGAGATCTGGCGGGGCTCGATCGCGGCACTACCGGGAAACGCGCGGACGTTCGTCCCCGTGATCGCCGTGGACTACCTGGCGCGGTTCATGACGCTGCTCCCGGAGGACCCGGCCGCCGCGCGCGCCGCGTACTGGATCCTCGACGACGACACTCCGCCGCTGCCGGATCTTCTCTCGCTCGTGGGGCGGCATTATCAGGTCAAGGTTCCGCGGCTGAAGGTCCCCGTGCCGGTGGTGCGGCGGCTGCCGGCCGCGCTGACCAAGGCGGACCCGGAGACGCTGACCTTCATGTCCTCCGACCGCTACCCCACGGGCCCGGCCCGCGAGTTCGCCGGACGTCACGGACTCGAGCTCCCCGACACCGTCGAGTCGATCCTGCGATGGGCCGACCACCTGGCCGCCCACCGGTTCGGGGCCGCACCGGCCGAGGGACCGGTACGGCGGTTCACCCGGCACGCGGGCGTGCGGACGTTCGGAATCGGCGAGCCGGGCGCGCCGGTCCTGGTGCTGCCCGGTCTTCCTGTCAACGCCGACACCTGGGCTCCGGTCGCCGCCACGCTCGGCCACGCGCGCGTTGTGGACCTTCCCGGCCTCGGGCTCAGCGGGGGCCGTCCACGCGACCTGTCCGCCTGGCTGGCCGCTCTGGTCGAGGAGAGCGGCCCTGCGCACCTGGTCGGCCACTCCATCGGGGCCGCCGCGGCCCTCGAAGCCGCTTTGGCACGCCCGGATCGTGTCGAGCGGCTCACGCTGGTGTCGCCCTTCTTCCTCCAAGCCCGCGCTGGATTCGCCACGCGGCTGGCCCCGCTGACCCGCCTGTATCTCCGCCGGGTACGTCCCGATGCCCTGTCGCGCCTGCTCACCGGGGACACGGCCCAGGCGGGAGAGCTCGAGTCCAGCGCAGAGGACCTGCGGCGAGGGCGGGTCGCCGCTCACGTGGCGCAGCTCCTGTCCACCGCGGGCAGCCGACGATGGCGCCGGGACCTCCGGGCCAAGCTCGGGCGTTACCCGGGCCGCGTCCATGTGATCGTGGGATCCGAGGACCCGCTGACCGACGAAGGCCGGGCGCTGGTGGACACGCTCGGCGCGCGGGCGAGCGTGTCCACGATCGGCGGGGCCGGTCACCATCCTCAGCTCACCCACGGTGAGGAGCTGGCCCGGTCGATCCGGGAGCACGCCCCGGTCTCCGCCCTGCCGCCTGTCAGGGGCGACGGCGGCGAAGGCGGGTGGTGA
- a CDS encoding SRPBCC family protein, translated as MRLRHTFTLAEEPARVFDLLLDVERIAACMPGSRLLGRTGDAYEGEVKVKVGPLGVAYQGKVRFLEADEASRRVVLRASGAERNGNGNADAHVVAELAPDPAGTKVSLDTDLMIRGRVAQFGRGVIADVSQRLIDEFATNLATLLTQPGPVPASADAGTPAHPATGHPERPAGPAVAYARRSADPAAAPPAEPEAPALDGLRLIALPLLRRAAPALVAFTAGVVVGVVTTRLRRRRP; from the coding sequence ATGCGACTACGGCACACCTTCACCCTCGCCGAAGAGCCGGCCCGCGTCTTCGACCTCCTCCTCGACGTCGAACGGATCGCCGCGTGCATGCCGGGCAGTCGCCTGCTCGGCCGCACGGGCGACGCTTACGAGGGAGAGGTGAAGGTCAAGGTGGGCCCGCTCGGCGTCGCGTACCAGGGCAAAGTCCGCTTCCTGGAGGCGGACGAGGCGAGCCGGCGCGTGGTCCTCAGGGCCTCCGGCGCGGAGCGGAACGGCAACGGCAACGCCGACGCCCACGTCGTGGCGGAGCTCGCGCCGGACCCGGCCGGCACCAAGGTCTCCCTCGACACCGACCTGATGATCCGCGGCAGGGTCGCCCAGTTCGGCCGGGGGGTCATCGCGGACGTGTCCCAACGGCTGATCGACGAATTCGCCACGAACCTCGCGACCCTGCTCACCCAACCAGGCCCCGTCCCGGCATCGGCCGACGCCGGGACGCCCGCCCACCCCGCCACGGGCCACCCGGAGAGGCCCGCCGGCCCCGCCGTGGCCTACGCGAGGAGATCCGCCGATCCCGCGGCGGCTCCGCCGGCCGAGCCGGAGGCTCCGGCGCTCGACGGGCTGCGGCTGATCGCCCTGCCGCTCCTGCGGCGTGCTGCCCCGGCGCTCGTGGCATTCACCGCCGGGGTCGTCGTGGGGGTGGTCACCACCCGCCTTCGCCGCCGTCGCCCCTGA
- a CDS encoding SDR family oxidoreductase, with product MDLNLEGQVAFITGASKGIGRAVAEQLAAEGCDVVITARTADELERTAKKISEASGRTVLPLAGDMSVTEDVRRCVDETLERFGRIDVLVTCAGSSPGGLLEDLTEEQWMSSLNLKFMGYVRTVRAVIPHMRERGSGSIVLVVGNDGLKPSYWEMTAGVANAADINFASSVAEQYGRYGVRINTVNPGPVNTDRWDTLEKAFARDKGCTQERAHELAVASIPLGRICEPEEVASVVAFLASPRASFVNGAHLPLDGAQRKGIMDT from the coding sequence GTGGACCTCAATCTGGAGGGGCAGGTCGCCTTCATCACCGGGGCGAGCAAGGGGATCGGCCGAGCGGTGGCCGAACAGCTCGCCGCAGAAGGATGTGACGTGGTCATCACGGCCCGCACGGCCGACGAACTCGAAAGAACGGCCAAGAAGATCTCCGAGGCCAGCGGGCGCACCGTCCTGCCGCTGGCGGGCGACATGAGCGTGACCGAGGACGTACGACGCTGCGTGGACGAGACCCTGGAGCGGTTCGGCCGGATCGACGTCCTGGTCACCTGCGCGGGCAGCTCGCCCGGCGGCCTGCTCGAGGACCTCACCGAAGAGCAGTGGATGAGCAGCCTCAACCTGAAGTTCATGGGATACGTGCGGACGGTCCGGGCGGTCATCCCCCACATGCGGGAGCGGGGCAGCGGATCCATCGTGCTCGTGGTCGGCAACGACGGTCTCAAGCCCAGCTACTGGGAGATGACGGCAGGCGTCGCCAACGCCGCCGACATCAACTTCGCCTCGTCGGTCGCCGAGCAGTACGGCCGGTACGGCGTGCGCATCAACACCGTCAACCCCGGCCCGGTCAACACCGACCGCTGGGACACGCTGGAGAAGGCGTTCGCCCGCGACAAGGGGTGCACGCAGGAGCGCGCGCACGAGCTGGCGGTCGCGTCGATCCCGCTCGGCCGCATCTGCGAGCCCGAGGAGGTCGCCTCGGTCGTCGCCTTCCTCGCCTCGCCGCGGGCGAGTTTCGTCAACGGCGCCCATCTGCCGCTCGACGGCGCCCAGCGCAAGGGCATCATGGACACCTGA
- a CDS encoding amidase has product MTADQPPGHGSASPWSATLEHAVARLRSVRLPDTQPDAGDRGDRGIGVEGSAGREPVGGIRAGGGAGRWQVHGDETDGPAGLWGPGGVDELGARLRSGAVTAVELVEAALAAAEADASGAFVALLPDRAIAAARRADAERRRGLVRGPLHGVPVAVKDNIDVAGVATRNGTAGLGHRVPVRDAAVVRLLEEAGAVVIGKTRMHELAWGMMTPGCRNPRDLSRSAGGSSGGSAAAVASGIVEISLGTDTGGSIRNPAALCGVAGLRPTWGSLPMTGITPLAPTQDTVGPIARSAADCAAVFAVLTGALAHRPPETVTASPAPGPPALPGRRVAMPDGLWRGRVGEGIADRMAAARGALLDAGAEVVEVDLPGVIAAAPAVTLVVMLAESAELWADAPGAASAELRATLQAGAEVRATDYVRARRVAAHLRDLVTASLRSAGADLLLLPTVPVTAAPAGADTVEVSGRLEATGAAFARLTALASVTGLPALSVPAGTDATGLPVGAQLVGPPRTEMLLCAAGAVIAGLASSD; this is encoded by the coding sequence ATGACAGCTGACCAGCCGCCGGGCCACGGATCGGCATCGCCGTGGTCCGCAACGCTGGAGCACGCGGTCGCCCGGCTGCGATCGGTACGCCTGCCCGATACCCAACCGGACGCCGGCGACCGGGGGGACCGTGGGATCGGGGTGGAAGGTAGCGCGGGTCGGGAGCCGGTCGGTGGTATCCGGGCGGGAGGCGGCGCAGGTCGATGGCAGGTTCACGGCGACGAGACGGACGGCCCGGCAGGCCTGTGGGGGCCCGGTGGGGTCGACGAGCTGGGGGCGCGGTTGCGCTCGGGTGCGGTGACGGCGGTCGAGCTCGTGGAGGCGGCCCTGGCCGCCGCCGAAGCGGACGCCTCCGGCGCGTTCGTCGCCCTGCTGCCGGACCGGGCGATCGCCGCCGCGCGCCGGGCGGACGCCGAGCGGCGGCGCGGCCTGGTGCGCGGGCCGCTCCACGGCGTGCCGGTCGCGGTCAAGGACAACATCGACGTGGCCGGGGTCGCCACCCGGAACGGCACCGCGGGCCTGGGACACCGCGTCCCCGTACGGGACGCCGCCGTCGTCCGGCTTCTGGAGGAGGCCGGAGCCGTCGTCATCGGCAAGACCCGGATGCACGAGCTCGCCTGGGGCATGATGACGCCCGGCTGCCGCAACCCCCGGGACCTCTCGCGCTCGGCCGGTGGGTCGAGCGGCGGATCGGCGGCGGCGGTGGCGTCGGGCATCGTCGAGATCTCACTGGGCACCGACACCGGCGGCTCGATCCGCAACCCCGCGGCCCTGTGCGGGGTCGCCGGGTTGCGGCCGACCTGGGGAAGCCTTCCGATGACGGGCATCACCCCGCTCGCCCCCACCCAGGACACCGTGGGACCGATCGCCCGGTCCGCGGCCGACTGCGCCGCCGTGTTCGCCGTGCTCACGGGAGCGCTCGCGCACCGGCCGCCTGAGACCGTCACCGCATCGCCCGCGCCAGGGCCGCCCGCCCTTCCCGGCCGCCGGGTCGCGATGCCCGACGGCCTCTGGCGTGGCAGGGTCGGTGAGGGGATCGCCGACCGCATGGCCGCCGCGCGGGGCGCGCTCCTCGACGCCGGCGCCGAGGTCGTCGAGGTGGATCTGCCCGGCGTCATCGCGGCCGCGCCGGCGGTGACGCTGGTGGTGATGCTCGCCGAGTCCGCCGAGCTGTGGGCCGACGCGCCGGGCGCGGCCTCGGCGGAGCTGCGCGCGACCCTGCAGGCCGGAGCCGAGGTCAGGGCGACGGACTATGTACGTGCCCGCCGCGTGGCCGCCCACCTGCGTGACCTCGTCACCGCGAGCCTGCGATCCGCGGGCGCGGACCTGCTGCTCCTGCCCACCGTGCCGGTCACGGCGGCGCCTGCCGGAGCGGACACGGTCGAGGTCTCCGGCCGACTGGAGGCCACGGGCGCAGCCTTCGCGCGGCTCACCGCGCTCGCCTCCGTGACCGGCCTGCCCGCGCTGTCCGTGCCCGCCGGCACCGATGCGACGGGACTTCCCGTCGGTGCGCAGCTCGTCGGCCCGCCCAGGACCGAGATGCTGCTGTGCGCCGCAGGTGCCGTCATCGCGGGTCTAGCGTCGAGCGATTGA
- a CDS encoding class I adenylate-forming enzyme family protein — protein sequence MDDLRRAAWERHVEDDVAGVLAGLAEGTLGEAFQRTARLRPDAVAIQVDDDALTHAELDRHAAAVAGWLRGRLPAGARVVIAAPNGVALVTAYAGVVRAGCVAVLASPALTERELRHLVADAGAEAAFATGASHEALARIGPPLRVLVALDGTGFHDVLACGLARDPEPIPSSSPALLAYTSGTTGTPKGVPLSHANLLSSIRAALAAWRWTADDVLVHALPLTHQHGLGGVHAALLTGSRTRVLARFDARRLVETVAEEGASVLFAVPAMYERLAELPGVTDLRRLRLAVCGSAPLSPELARRAAAVIGQVPLERYGTTESGLNVSNPLGGPRVPGTVGLPLPGVELRICDAAGRDVAEGEIVLRGPQVFTGYWNRPEATAEAFHPGGWFRTGDLGRIDPATGHLMINGRSKELVITGGLNVYPREVELVLEKHPGVAEAAVAGLPSPRWGEEVTAWVVTAGHSPAVTGDALIAFARTRLAPYKCPKRVFFVEALPRNAMGKIVRRDLPAPSAHDS from the coding sequence ATGGATGACCTGAGACGGGCGGCTTGGGAGCGGCACGTGGAGGACGACGTCGCCGGCGTGCTCGCGGGGCTCGCGGAGGGTACGCTGGGGGAGGCGTTCCAGCGGACGGCGCGCCTGCGTCCCGATGCCGTCGCCATACAGGTGGACGATGACGCGCTGACCCACGCCGAGCTGGACCGACACGCGGCGGCGGTGGCCGGCTGGCTGCGCGGACGCCTCCCTGCCGGCGCCCGCGTCGTCATCGCCGCACCCAACGGCGTCGCCCTCGTCACCGCCTACGCCGGCGTCGTGCGGGCCGGATGCGTGGCCGTCCTCGCGAGCCCCGCGCTGACCGAACGGGAGCTGCGCCACCTGGTCGCGGATGCGGGGGCGGAGGCGGCCTTCGCCACCGGGGCGTCCCACGAGGCGCTCGCCCGCATCGGCCCTCCCCTGCGTGTGCTGGTGGCGCTGGACGGCACGGGCTTCCATGACGTCCTCGCCTGCGGGCTCGCGCGGGATCCTGAGCCGATCCCGTCCTCCTCACCCGCGCTGCTCGCCTACACCTCGGGCACCACCGGAACGCCCAAGGGGGTGCCGCTGAGCCATGCCAACCTGCTGTCGTCGATCCGCGCGGCCCTCGCCGCCTGGCGGTGGACCGCTGACGACGTCCTCGTCCACGCGCTGCCGCTGACCCACCAGCACGGGCTCGGCGGGGTGCACGCCGCCCTGCTCACCGGCTCCCGGACGCGGGTGCTCGCGCGCTTCGACGCGCGGCGGCTCGTCGAGACCGTCGCCGAGGAGGGGGCCAGCGTGCTGTTCGCCGTGCCCGCGATGTACGAGCGGCTGGCCGAGTTGCCGGGGGTTACCGATCTTCGGCGGCTGCGGCTGGCGGTGTGCGGGTCGGCGCCGCTCTCGCCGGAGCTGGCCCGCCGGGCGGCCGCCGTGATCGGCCAGGTGCCGCTGGAGCGGTACGGGACCACGGAGAGCGGCCTGAACGTCTCGAATCCGCTCGGCGGGCCGAGGGTGCCCGGCACCGTCGGGCTGCCGTTGCCCGGGGTGGAGCTGCGGATCTGTGATGCCGCGGGCCGGGACGTGGCCGAAGGCGAGATCGTGTTGCGCGGCCCTCAGGTGTTCACGGGCTACTGGAACCGTCCCGAGGCCACCGCCGAGGCGTTCCACCCGGGCGGGTGGTTCCGCACCGGCGACCTCGGCCGCATCGACCCGGCCACCGGCCATCTGATGATCAACGGCAGATCCAAGGAGCTCGTCATCACCGGAGGGCTGAATGTGTACCCGCGCGAGGTGGAGCTGGTGCTGGAGAAACATCCCGGCGTGGCGGAGGCCGCGGTCGCGGGCCTGCCGTCACCGCGATGGGGAGAGGAGGTGACCGCCTGGGTGGTGACGGCCGGCCACTCCCCCGCCGTCACCGGAGACGCGCTCATCGCCTTCGCCCGCACCCGGCTGGCTCCCTACAAGTGCCCCAAGCGGGTGTTCTTCGTCGAGGCGCTGCCCCGCAACGCCATGGGCAAGATCGTCCGCCGCGACCTGCCGGCTCCCTCGGCCCATGACAGCTGA